In a single window of the Leisingera daeponensis DSM 23529 genome:
- a CDS encoding FAD binding domain-containing protein yields MYEFEFEKPASVAEAVAALAEEDALALGGGQTLIPTLKQRLAMPSKLVSLAGIAEMKGVSAGDGVLSIGGATTHAEVAAAAAGSYPALADLASHIGDPAVRNRGTIGGSLANNDPAACYPAAALASGATIVTSTREIAADDYFRGLFETALNEGEIITAVRFPVPEKANYQKFEQPASRFALVGVFVAKYAAGVRVAVTGASEAGVFRWREAEAALDAGFSPDALDGLSLDADGMIGDLHGTKEYRAHLAAVMTRRAVAAAA; encoded by the coding sequence ATGTATGAATTCGAGTTCGAAAAGCCCGCATCCGTCGCCGAGGCGGTGGCGGCGCTGGCGGAGGAGGACGCGCTGGCGCTGGGCGGCGGGCAGACGCTGATCCCGACCCTGAAGCAGCGGCTGGCGATGCCGTCGAAACTGGTGAGCCTTGCGGGCATCGCGGAGATGAAGGGCGTCAGCGCCGGTGACGGCGTGCTCAGCATCGGCGGCGCAACGACCCATGCCGAAGTGGCCGCAGCCGCGGCCGGGAGCTATCCGGCGCTGGCGGATCTGGCCAGCCATATCGGCGATCCGGCGGTCAGGAACCGCGGCACCATCGGCGGCTCGCTCGCCAACAACGACCCGGCCGCCTGTTACCCGGCGGCGGCGCTTGCCAGCGGTGCCACCATCGTCACCAGCACCCGCGAGATTGCTGCGGATGACTACTTCCGCGGCCTGTTCGAGACTGCGCTGAATGAAGGCGAGATCATCACCGCGGTGCGCTTCCCGGTGCCGGAGAAGGCCAATTACCAGAAGTTCGAGCAGCCCGCCTCCCGCTTTGCGCTGGTCGGCGTGTTTGTTGCGAAATACGCCGCCGGCGTGCGGGTCGCGGTCACCGGCGCGTCGGAGGCGGGCGTGTTCCGCTGGCGCGAGGCCGAGGCGGCGCTGGATGCCGGTTTTTCGCCTGACGCGCTGGACGGCCTCAGCCTGGATGCCGACGGCATGATCGGCGATCTGCATGGCACCAAGGAATACCGCGCCCATCTGGCGGCGGTGATGACCAGGCGGGCGGTGGCGGCTGCGGCCTGA
- the infC gene encoding translation initiation factor IF-3: protein MAVIARRPHNAPPQRDTGPRVNEKIRAPEIRLIGADGENVGVVHPAKAMDMAAEAGLDLVEISPNANPPVCKIMDFGKFKYEQQKRESEARKKQKIIEVKEVKFRPNTDTHDYEVKMRNVFKFLENGDKVKITLRFRGREMAHQNLGRELLERVAEDTKDIGKVENMPKMEGRQMIMMIGPLAKK from the coding sequence ATAGCAGTCATAGCCCGCAGACCTCATAACGCGCCGCCGCAACGTGATACCGGCCCGCGCGTCAACGAAAAAATCCGCGCCCCCGAAATCCGCCTGATTGGCGCCGATGGCGAAAACGTCGGGGTCGTGCATCCGGCCAAAGCCATGGACATGGCTGCCGAAGCCGGACTGGATCTGGTTGAAATCTCGCCCAATGCCAACCCGCCCGTGTGCAAGATCATGGACTTTGGCAAGTTCAAGTACGAACAGCAGAAGCGCGAGAGCGAAGCCCGCAAGAAGCAGAAGATCATCGAGGTCAAAGAGGTCAAGTTCCGTCCCAACACGGACACTCATGACTATGAAGTGAAGATGCGCAACGTCTTCAAGTTCCTGGAAAACGGCGACAAGGTGAAAATCACCCTGCGCTTCCGAGGCCGCGAGATGGCGCACCAGAACCTCGGCCGCGAGCTGCTGGAACGGGTGGCCGAAGACACCAAGGATATCGGCAAGGTCGAAAACATGCCGAAGATGGAAGGCCGCCAGATGATCATGATGATCGGCCCGCTGGCCAAGAAATAA
- a CDS encoding ferredoxin--NADP reductase, which translates to MNEMTPVTDTATDLKPAKAVPALPDAQTVTQVKHWTDRLFSFRCTRPASLRFRSGEFVMIGLMGDPDPKTGKQKPLLRAYSIASPSWDEEMEFYSIKVQDGPLTSRLQHIKEGDEIILRPKPVGTLVHDALVPGKRIWFFATGTGFAPFASLLREPETYEKFDEVIITHTCREAGELTYGRELIESLKHDELLNEVIGEGFWKKIKYYPTTTREESPKMGRITDLLRSGEAFADLGVPPLNPESDRAMICGNLAFNLELKDLFENTYGLEEGANSKPAHFVVEKAFLD; encoded by the coding sequence ATGAATGAGATGACACCCGTGACCGACACTGCAACCGACCTGAAACCGGCCAAAGCGGTGCCGGCCCTGCCCGACGCCCAGACCGTCACCCAAGTGAAGCACTGGACCGACCGGCTGTTTTCCTTCCGCTGCACCCGCCCTGCCTCCCTGCGTTTCCGCTCCGGCGAATTCGTGATGATCGGCCTGATGGGCGATCCGGACCCCAAGACCGGCAAGCAGAAACCGCTGCTGCGCGCCTACTCCATCGCGTCGCCCTCCTGGGACGAGGAAATGGAGTTCTACTCCATCAAGGTGCAGGACGGCCCGCTGACCTCCAGGCTGCAGCACATCAAGGAAGGCGACGAGATCATCCTGCGCCCCAAGCCGGTCGGCACCCTGGTGCATGACGCGCTGGTTCCCGGCAAGCGGATCTGGTTCTTTGCCACCGGCACCGGCTTTGCGCCCTTTGCCTCGCTGCTGCGCGAGCCCGAAACCTACGAAAAATTTGACGAGGTGATCATCACCCACACCTGCCGCGAGGCTGGCGAGCTGACCTATGGCCGGGAGCTGATCGAGAGCCTGAAGCACGACGAGCTGCTGAACGAGGTGATCGGCGAAGGCTTCTGGAAGAAGATCAAATACTACCCGACCACCACCCGCGAGGAGAGCCCCAAGATGGGCCGCATCACCGACCTGCTGCGCTCCGGCGAGGCGTTTGCCGATCTCGGCGTGCCGCCGCTGAACCCGGAAAGCGACCGCGCGATGATCTGCGGCAACCTGGCCTTTAACCTGGAGCTCAAGGACCTGTTCGAGAACACCTACGGGCTGGAGGAAGGCGCCAATTCCAAGCCTGCGCATTTCGTGGTGGAAAAGGCGTTCCTGGACTGA
- a CDS encoding DUF934 domain-containing protein has translation MTVIVTDTGFAADDWTGGFDGSNVLELASDANLNEVSLDGVELVRVAFPSFADGRGFTLARQLRLKGYEGRLRAFGHVIADQYAMARRSGFDEVELSDELAARQPEDQWLARANWQDHSYQARLRGSTAAR, from the coding sequence ATGACTGTTATCGTGACCGACACCGGCTTTGCCGCCGATGACTGGACCGGCGGCTTTGACGGCTCGAACGTGCTGGAGCTGGCCTCGGATGCCAATCTGAACGAGGTATCGCTGGACGGCGTGGAGCTGGTGCGGGTCGCCTTCCCCAGCTTTGCCGACGGCCGCGGCTTCACCCTGGCCCGCCAGCTGCGCCTCAAGGGTTATGAGGGCCGCCTGCGCGCCTTCGGCCATGTGATCGCAGACCAGTATGCGATGGCCCGCCGCTCCGGCTTTGACGAGGTGGAGCTGAGCGATGAGCTGGCCGCCCGCCAGCCGGAGGACCAGTGGCTGGCCCGCGCCAACTGGCAGGACCACAGCTATCAGGCCCGCCTGCGCGGCAGCACCGCCGCCCGCTGA
- a CDS encoding phosphoadenylyl-sulfate reductase: MVHSAGNTPAGGEIPLRDRELAAKAEALNARYRHHSATSVMEGALRDAGHIALVSSFGAESVVLLHMAAIIDPMTPVVFVDTELLFTETLIYQQEVSERLGLRNVRIIRAGDIAEKDPYGALRFSDKDACCTLRKTIPLQQALDGYDGWITGRKRFQSGSRAALEFFEVEDGPEGPTGRLKINPLAHWAPEDVRTYMDENRLPRHPLVAKGYPSIGCAPCTSPVKEGEDPRAGRWRGENKEECGIHVVDGKFVRTGA, encoded by the coding sequence ATGGTCCATTCAGCCGGAAACACGCCCGCCGGAGGGGAAATCCCCCTCCGGGACCGGGAGCTGGCCGCCAAGGCGGAAGCGCTCAATGCGCGCTACCGCCACCACTCGGCCACCTCGGTGATGGAGGGCGCATTGCGGGACGCAGGGCACATCGCGCTGGTCTCCTCTTTCGGCGCGGAATCCGTGGTGCTGTTGCACATGGCCGCGATCATCGACCCGATGACGCCGGTTGTGTTCGTGGACACCGAGCTGCTGTTCACCGAGACGCTGATCTATCAGCAGGAAGTGAGCGAGCGGCTGGGCCTGCGCAATGTGCGCATTATCCGCGCCGGTGACATCGCCGAAAAAGACCCCTACGGCGCGCTGCGGTTCAGCGACAAGGACGCCTGCTGCACCCTGCGCAAGACGATCCCGCTGCAACAGGCGCTGGACGGGTATGACGGCTGGATCACCGGCCGCAAGCGGTTCCAGTCCGGCAGCCGCGCCGCGCTTGAGTTCTTCGAGGTCGAGGACGGCCCGGAAGGCCCGACCGGACGGCTCAAGATCAACCCGCTGGCCCATTGGGCGCCCGAGGACGTGCGCACCTATATGGATGAAAACCGCCTGCCCCGCCATCCGCTGGTGGCCAAGGGCTACCCGTCGATCGGCTGCGCGCCCTGCACCAGCCCGGTCAAGGAAGGCGAAGACCCGCGCGCCGGCCGGTGGCGCGGAGAGAACAAAGAAGAATGCGGCATCCACGTGGTGGATGGCAAATTCGTACGCACAGGAGCGTGA
- a CDS encoding nitrite/sulfite reductase, whose translation MYKYNEFDEAFLAERNAQFRAQVERRIDGSLTEDEFKPLRLMNGVYLQLHAYMLRVAIPYGTLNPNQMRTLALLAEKWDKGYGHFTTRQNIQYNWPKLRDIPDMLDALGEAGLHAIQTSGNTIRNTTADHFAGAAADELTDPRPYAELIRQWSTDHPEFQFLGRKFKIAITGSGSDRAVIKAHDVGLQVVEKDGNIGFKVIVGGGLGRTPMIGQVLREFLPQADLLPYLESVLTVYNVLGRRDNKYKARIKITVSENGIDTYRAMTEEAFMAIRGQYDGTDQQLLEEIKTHFQAPEFRSGSTGAFDAAYASDPVFRAWADTNLHAHRAEGHAIATISIKAHGQTPGDATAEQMRVMADLAEQYGYGELRISHQQNVILPHVHKNDLPAIHATLKAHGLATANIGLISDIIACPGMDYCALATARSIPVAQEIATRFDELKMEHDIGHLQIKISGCINACGHHHVGHIGILGLDRAGVENYQITLGGDATETAAIGTRTGPGFAYDEIVPAVERIVEVYMDQRESADETFLETYRRIGMEPFKAALYPEAQKKVA comes from the coding sequence ATGTATAAGTACAATGAATTCGACGAAGCCTTCCTGGCCGAACGTAACGCCCAGTTCCGCGCCCAGGTCGAGCGCCGCATCGACGGCTCCCTCACCGAGGACGAGTTCAAGCCGCTGCGCCTGATGAACGGCGTCTACCTGCAGCTGCACGCCTATATGCTGCGGGTCGCGATCCCCTATGGCACCCTGAACCCGAACCAGATGCGCACCCTGGCGCTCCTGGCGGAGAAGTGGGACAAGGGCTACGGCCATTTCACCACCCGCCAGAACATCCAGTACAACTGGCCGAAACTGCGCGACATTCCGGACATGCTGGACGCGCTGGGTGAGGCTGGCCTGCACGCCATCCAGACCTCCGGCAACACCATCCGCAACACCACCGCCGACCATTTCGCCGGTGCCGCCGCGGATGAGCTGACCGATCCCCGCCCCTATGCCGAGCTGATCCGCCAGTGGTCCACCGACCACCCGGAATTCCAGTTCCTGGGCCGCAAGTTCAAGATCGCCATCACCGGCAGCGGCAGCGACCGCGCGGTGATCAAGGCGCACGATGTGGGCCTGCAGGTGGTCGAGAAGGACGGCAACATTGGTTTCAAGGTCATCGTCGGCGGCGGCCTGGGCCGCACCCCGATGATCGGCCAGGTGCTGCGCGAGTTCCTGCCGCAGGCGGATCTGCTGCCCTATCTGGAGTCGGTTCTGACCGTCTACAACGTGCTGGGCCGGCGCGACAACAAGTACAAGGCGCGCATCAAGATCACCGTTTCCGAGAACGGCATCGACACCTACCGCGCGATGACCGAGGAGGCCTTCATGGCGATCCGCGGCCAGTACGACGGCACCGACCAGCAGCTCTTGGAAGAGATCAAGACGCATTTCCAGGCGCCGGAGTTCCGCTCCGGGTCCACCGGTGCGTTCGACGCGGCCTATGCCAGCGACCCGGTGTTCCGCGCCTGGGCCGACACCAACCTGCACGCGCACCGCGCCGAAGGCCATGCCATCGCCACCATCTCGATCAAGGCGCATGGCCAGACTCCGGGCGACGCGACGGCAGAGCAGATGCGGGTGATGGCCGATCTGGCCGAGCAATACGGCTATGGCGAGCTGCGCATCAGCCACCAGCAGAACGTGATCCTGCCGCATGTCCACAAGAACGACCTGCCCGCGATCCACGCCACGCTGAAAGCGCATGGCCTGGCCACGGCCAACATCGGCCTGATCTCCGACATCATCGCCTGCCCGGGCATGGACTATTGCGCGCTGGCCACCGCCCGCTCGATCCCGGTCGCGCAGGAGATTGCCACCCGCTTTGACGAGCTGAAGATGGAGCACGACATCGGCCATCTGCAGATCAAGATCTCGGGCTGCATCAACGCCTGCGGCCATCACCACGTGGGCCACATCGGCATCCTGGGCCTCGACCGCGCAGGGGTGGAGAACTACCAGATCACCCTGGGCGGCGACGCCACCGAGACGGCGGCCATCGGCACCCGCACCGGCCCCGGCTTTGCCTATGACGAGATCGTGCCTGCCGTGGAGCGCATCGTCGAGGTCTACATGGACCAGCGCGAAAGCGCGGACGAAACCTTCCTCGAAACCTACCGCCGGATCGGCATGGAGCCGTTCAAGGCCGCGCTCTATCCCGAGGCACAGAAAAAGGTCGCCTGA
- a CDS encoding DUF2849 domain-containing protein — protein sequence MARAFTPKVITANDLLEGDVIYFTAQDTWTRELSEAELITDEAEAQLRLLEAEKQNIKIVGAYLADAKAGPNGPEPTHFREEFRRTGPSNYFHGKQEADANV from the coding sequence ATGGCCCGCGCCTTTACGCCCAAAGTCATCACCGCCAACGACCTGCTGGAAGGCGACGTGATCTACTTCACCGCCCAGGACACCTGGACCCGCGAGCTGTCGGAGGCAGAACTGATCACAGACGAGGCCGAAGCCCAGCTGCGCCTGCTGGAAGCAGAGAAGCAGAACATCAAGATCGTCGGCGCCTATCTGGCCGACGCCAAGGCAGGCCCGAACGGCCCCGAGCCCACCCACTTCCGCGAGGAATTCCGCCGCACCGGCCCCTCCAACTACTTCCACGGCAAGCAGGAGGCTGACGCCAATGTATAA
- the cobA gene encoding uroporphyrinogen-III C-methyltransferase has translation MAAGQVIFAGSGPGDAELLTLKALRALQAADVILHDRLVSDDILALAGPQAVLEDAGKEGFGAQVSQADINARLVELAKEGKKVLRLKGGDPAIFARLDEELTACEEAGIAYSIIPGITAASAAAAAIGQSLTQRGRNTAVRFLTGHAMSGFADHDWAALARPGEVAAVYMGKKSARFVQGRLIMHGADRATPVTIVENASRPDQRVLDTTLDRLPADLDAAGFGGPALTFLGLAPRQAAAALNDLKTELA, from the coding sequence ATGGCTGCGGGCCAGGTCATCTTTGCCGGGTCCGGCCCCGGCGATGCGGAGCTCTTGACCCTGAAAGCGCTGCGCGCGCTGCAAGCCGCCGACGTGATCCTGCACGACCGTCTGGTCAGCGATGACATCCTCGCTCTGGCCGGCCCGCAGGCGGTGCTGGAAGACGCCGGCAAGGAAGGCTTTGGCGCGCAGGTCAGCCAAGCGGACATCAACGCCCGGCTGGTGGAGCTGGCGAAAGAAGGCAAGAAGGTGCTGCGCCTGAAGGGCGGCGATCCGGCGATCTTTGCCCGCCTGGACGAAGAGCTGACCGCCTGCGAGGAAGCGGGCATCGCCTACAGCATCATTCCCGGCATCACCGCCGCTTCGGCAGCGGCCGCCGCCATCGGCCAGAGCCTGACCCAGCGCGGCCGCAACACCGCGGTGCGGTTCCTGACCGGACACGCGATGAGTGGCTTTGCCGATCATGACTGGGCCGCGCTGGCGCGCCCGGGCGAGGTGGCCGCCGTCTATATGGGCAAGAAATCCGCGCGTTTCGTGCAGGGCCGCCTGATCATGCACGGGGCAGACCGCGCGACGCCGGTGACCATCGTCGAGAACGCCTCCCGCCCCGATCAGCGGGTGCTGGACACCACATTGGACCGCCTGCCTGCCGACCTTGATGCGGCTGGTTTCGGCGGCCCTGCCCTCACCTTCCTGGGCCTTGCCCCGCGCCAGGCGGCGGCGGCCCTGAACGACCTCAAAACGGAGCTTGCATAA
- a CDS encoding Lrp/AsnC family transcriptional regulator: MTVRIDGTDRKILAELQRDASQSLDEIARRVGSSKTPVWNRIRKLKEAGVIGQQTVLLDPEALGFEACFFVLIRTSEHEAEWQAKFLQALRDRPEVQEAHRLAGDIDYILKVRVQNARAYDVFYQALISEVKVHNVTALLSMEEIKSTTMLPLGA; encoded by the coding sequence ATGACGGTGCGGATCGACGGCACGGACCGGAAAATTCTGGCTGAACTGCAACGGGATGCGAGCCAGTCGCTGGACGAAATAGCCCGCCGGGTGGGGTCTTCCAAGACCCCTGTCTGGAATCGGATCCGCAAGCTGAAGGAGGCCGGGGTGATCGGCCAGCAGACGGTGCTTTTGGATCCGGAGGCGCTGGGGTTCGAGGCCTGTTTCTTTGTCCTCATCCGCACCTCGGAGCATGAGGCGGAATGGCAGGCCAAGTTCCTGCAGGCCCTGCGCGACCGCCCCGAGGTGCAGGAGGCGCACCGGCTGGCGGGTGATATCGACTATATCCTCAAGGTGCGGGTGCAGAACGCGCGCGCCTATGATGTCTTCTATCAGGCGCTGATTTCCGAGGTGAAGGTGCACAATGTAACAGCGCTTTTGTCGATGGAGGAGATCAAGTCGACCACCATGCTGCCGCTGGGCGCCTGA